The Larimichthys crocea isolate SSNF chromosome I, L_crocea_2.0, whole genome shotgun sequence genomic interval GCTCTTTGGGGTCGATCGCGggcctctctctgtcctctcaggGTTTGACAGCTGGATGCAGATGTGCTGATCACCTCCCCTGgcactgctctcctgagccctcgCCTCGctcctctcctgcagctgacGCACCACGGCCCCCCTCCACAGATGTGATTACAGTTACTCAGTCAATGTTTCCCAATGTCttacttttcttctcttttttttaccccccttTCTAGCGGTATATTGACCTCACAGATCCAAGATGGGCTCTTCCCGAGCTGAAGACACGTAAAAGACTAAATTCAACCGCTTTGGCTATTGTGGACTTGACTGAAAGTGACGTAGTGAACGGGACAGAACAGAAGTCAGAGGATTTGCCACCggatgattttaaaatgaagaatGAAAGCACGGATGAAACGCAgacttcaaacaaacaagagaaaagCACTTCAAGGTGTTCTTCACCTGTTATTGCACTACAGGAGGAATGTAGTGACACAAATCCAAACCAAAGTTTGGATTTGCAACCACAACACCAAAAGCAGACGGATGAAGCGCATCGTCAAGCACCGACTGTAAAATTAAGACGATTGCCCTTTCTTGAAAGTCATGTCACAGAACTGAAAGAATCAAGGCGTTCTATATACTTAACTAAAGACTGTATGCAAATGTCACTGCAACCTAGGCAACAAGCCACTGACAGTAAAGCACTGGATTGCATTAGTAATATGACTACTGCATCGAATAATCCTCACATGGAGCTTACATTGGAGGATGAGTCTTGTCCCACGGTGACAGAATTTCTTGTCAGACAAGAACGTCAAGAGAACAGCAACGAATTCACGAGCTCACGATCGAatgctgaaatatctcagcatgTGCGGAGCGCAGCTGCCTCTCCGCACTCTGATAAAGGAAGCTCAGTTGCAACCTCGAAGGAACACATCCCTCATGAAGATGAGAGGAGTGAATTTTGCTTGTCCATGCTCATACCCTCTCCAACATCTTCATCCCAAGATAAATCACAGAGTTCCTCACAAAGAAAATCTCTCTGTTCCAACCTGGAACAATTGGATTTACACCAAGCAGACTCTAAGCAAAGCTATCTTTCTGATCACCCTGACCCGCCTACCATCGGAATGAACGCCCCTGAGCCTTTTCACCTGGACTCTCTTTCGAACATCAGTCCCATATCTCATAACCTAATAAACCAAGACAACCCGACACCCCCCGCCTCTGAACATATACTCGCTGAGAATGTGTCTGAATGGCAGACGGAGGAGGTTAAGACTGATGGGGCCTCAAACAGCCCAGACTACTTGCACTGTAGTATCCCTTGTGACTCTCCTTTGTCCATGTCTAAGGCTGAGGATAGTGATGAAGGATCTGGGACTGGGACATACAGAGGGGGATTAGACAGTCCACCATCTTGTCTTTGGCAAGAGGGTAGTGATGGAGAGCAAGTGAACGAAGAGAACAGATTTGATATGGACTTCAGGGTGGCCAGTAGAGAGGACAGGAATTTTGTGTGCCCAGTTACCCTCAGGAAAATAATGTCGGGACCAGCTGAATCCTTGGTAAGAGACATTTCTCCAGATGTTTAGTcggtgttttgtctttttctgttgctcTTATTAAATCATTACACAttatcatatgttttttttttttttttagattgatgAAGACGATGAAGGTTTTGGAACTCCAGAGGTGCTGTGCCGTCAGAGCCTGAGTCTGGTTTACAGTACCATAGATGAAAACTACCCAGAGGGCACTTTGCAGCTCCTGTCTGACCTACTACAGCCTGGTTACTATCCCCCCAGAGATATCTCCTTACACCTGCTGCGTGGTATTCTACTTGACCCAAAGTGTCCTTATCACTTGTGTGTGCAAGCCTTTAATCTCCTGATCAGGACACAGAGGTGAGGGGAACCATGGGAAGAGTTAATAGTAATGTGTTATTTGTAAATTCCATCCTTTCCATCCTGTCTCATCATTTTCCATGTTTGAATTCAGAAATTAATGCATCCTTCTGATTGCAGACACCACATTGCTGATAAAACCACTATTCCATGGGACTGGGAGTTGTTAACCTCAGTCATGACCAATCAGGTACTATTGGGTGTGTCACTGTAATTCTGCATTAATATGCAGACACGTTTACAGCTGgacatcttcttttttttttttaaatgtttctacGTGTGCTCCATATCGCCTGTGTAGGACCATACAAAGAGACATCGATGTGAGGTTGCGCGCATGCTTCTGGAGTACGTCGTGCAAACTATGGAGGACGACTTTCAGGCCAAACGTtcttcctccaccctccaccacTCCATCGCCAAGTCAACATTGTCGTGTGATCAGCAGTTTCTTAATGTCAGGTGAGTTTGGTAAATGTATCTTAAAGCAGGATTAGATGGTGGACTGAGTTTTAGTTTCATTGCACATCACAGTTAATCTGCTTCATAACATGGACATGATTATATACTATAGAATATTACAAATCACTCTATGCCAGGCTGATCACATTATACTACATGGATAACAGTtagtcatgttgtttttgtttgtttgtgttgcagggATGTCATCAAGTGGCTCTTTTCTGCCATCATGAAATCAACAGAGCATGCAGAGACCGGCGAagcagtcagagagagagatgaacaaATCAGGTGAattacaaagaaacattttgtgattGTTGTCGACCTGAGCAGAAGGGAACAACAGTTTATGTTATATCTTTATGGCTGTTTCTGTGCCTGTCTTTTTCCACATTCAACTCTTTGTCTCCCTCAGAATGGTGTCCATCTTCCAGAGGATGCTGTCCTTGGCTCTGGAGGTGGACCGTTCTCCAGCGCTAAACTCTGCCAAGCTGTCCCAGGAGCTCTTTCACATGCTCATCGGCAATATACCTCTACGAGCACACAGGTGAGGAGCTGAGATGTGACAAATGAAGGAGGCAGGAGAAATAGATTTTGTATCAATTGAGGGAAAATTGGAGTGTGTTTTAAATACAGAGAATTAAaccaggcagacaggcagacatcaTAACAAGACACATTCATAAATGGAGTAACAAAAAATCTGTTTCAATATTCCAGGATTAAATTGATCTACTAAGCAAAGGGCGTTGAAGTTGATTTTCTTTCATGGAGTCATGTTAATGTTCTAAAAGTTCTTATTGCGTTGTtttaatacaaatgtatttcataattttatgaattgtttttaaatgcGTCAATCAAGCAATTCAGaattagaaagagagaaaaggcttACGCGATCTGCCTCTTTCCCCCAGTTTTCCGAGCTCTCATTGACTAATGTGTTTGTGACACCCAGGATGTTGTTGCTCGAGAGCCTGCAGAGCAAGCTGCTGAGATGTAAGCTGTTGGAACATCTGTTGGACTATGCATGCCCACTGAAAATCACTGTGCCCATGTCGCTCAGTCTGCTGCTTCACTTTATGAAGAACTGCACTCTGGCACCAGACCCTACAGTGAATATCTcttgcattttgttttcagctttaGCTTATAGGTCAACTTCTGCTCTTGACATATGTAGTGGTATTAACATATCTGATTGATAATTCATTACTATGTTAATCAGAAAAGAtagctttgatttgtttttttgcactttaaaaCTCTTAAAACGTTAGCCACAATCTGTGAGCGTTCAATGCAACTGATCCAGAACTGTATTGTCCAGGATGGTTCTGAACGGTGGCAGAAGTGGGAAGAGTTGGTCCATCTCCTCTGGATGTTGCTGCTCAGCTACAACAAAGCGATGAAAGGTAAGATGTTGGTAAATACGAGTACACAGTGTGGCAGTATTTGCAGCTACAATCATGAAACGTTTTGGTAGTGATGACGAGGGTTTGTCTCGGAATGATGAAACAAAGATGTTTGTTATTTAacaaatatatatctatatatatatatatatatattatatatatatatatatatataatatatatatctatatctatctataataTGTTGTGTCAGGTGATCTAAGAATCAAAACCAACATCTTTACTAACTAGGCCAGCTATCCAGTGTCCTGTTGCCAGGAAGCAGACAGTGCTTGGAGCCTGTGGGAAACCTCAGACTCCAGTGAATGTGCAATATGTGGTGTGATACCATATGGGATAGTACTGAACTGTTTTATTGGAAACTTTGAGAACACTGAGTGATGTTCTTATGTTGGATAAAGACCAAACAAGAGCTGGACTCTCCTGATCACCACGtcaaatgtctcattttctctgtaGTTACCGATATTCTCTCGTCTTCAACCAACAATTTCCctgtctgtgtatttctgcCTTCGCATAATCCCTAAATTAAGTTTTGTCAATGCCATACAATATGCCAGAGCTGTACAAAATGTGAACTCCTGTGCTTGGttcatttttatgtgttgtGGTGTTTCAGGACTTAGACATAGGAATACACTCTATTCATGTAGGCTACCACACGATCGACAAATATAGTCCATCATCATTGATGATCATATACCATGTTGGTTTCGCTTCACTGCTTGTGCTATGGATTTATCCCCCTTCTCAGCCACCCATATGTTGAAAGCAACTGTGAATTTGTCTCTGTCGCTGCAGAACTGGAGCTAGTCCATGGCGTGTTTAGGACCTGGCTTTTGGGCTTAGAGCCatgagtatttttttaaactgtaaaatatgtagGTGGTCAGTATACCATGAAGTAAAGTGTTGTGGGGGTGCAATTggattttatattatttcatttaaatgtgatcAATAAACGTGCAGCCAATTAGTGTACGTAACATGTTTCACAATTCTGAAATGTCATACTTATTTAGGGGTGACAGACCTCGATGACAAAAATTATATGATctatttaattaaaaagccTGTATTATATGTCCTAAAGAACACCTCtgatataataattattttatctcTTATAGCATATCTgtgaatatgaaaacatttcaacaataagtaaaacattttttgactgTCTTGGCTCTGCTTTGGTTCACTGACCTCTTTCATCTTGTTGTTTCAGGCTATCTGTGCAGCTCCGTCTCTGAACAAAGAGGCATAGTTGGCACCTTGGTCTACAAGCAGGATGACATGGTGTCCAAGCCTGCTGTCCGTGAAGCTGTAGAGGCCCTCTTGTCCAGATCTCAGGCTGATCTTGGCCAAGCCTTACCTCTCCACGTGGAAGAATCTCTTACTTATCTACAGGATCACCTGCTAGATGTCTGTCAGtgttaaatggaaaaaacaaacaaaaaaaaaaaacagttttgataatTCTCTTGAATGTTCGATGAAGCATTGcgttaatttaatatttatatttgtatgtgaTTTTGACCTATgcaatttttgtatttttaaataaatgaagtgcCTTGTTGGATCTTAAAATCTTTAATTAATTGTATTATTCATTAAGCACACATACGCACGTGCAGAACATTACATCATTACTTCGACAGACCACACAGCTTATTGATTAAGCTTGACAATTCTTAGCCAACTCTGCATAAACCCCACAGTTTAAACATCACTGTGGTGTCTCATGGTCCATCACTCATCGCTTaaggattttttatttactcTGGTTCAACAGCTGGTTGCGCCGTCAGCGCGCTGACCAATAGGACGCGGCGCTGTTATcggcagagggagaaaaaaaagctcccaGTCGCCATGATACAGCAGCGGAAACGGGCGAGAAGTAgctagaaaacaaaagagaacaCGCAGTCGTCCTCGCGATTTGGTATGCTcttgcaggtaaaaaaaaaataataataataataacgaaTCCTTTCTTTTAGACCTTCAGCTACTTTCACTCATTTAATCTCATCGATGTGTTTCGTAAACAGCCTCCGACGCGCGGCTCGTTGTTTTGAATAGGAAGTCGGGTCAGCTTCGAATAATTGGGGATCTGTTAGCTCGTAGCCAGCGAGCTAACACTGCGAGCTAAGCTAAAGTAGCTCGCAGTTTTAGCTCGTTTAAAGCCAGCGTTGTGAGCAAAGCTCCCGTGAGCTGCTCACTGTTTATCTCCACGATAGTGTTTCCTGCTAGTGGGGTCaagctaacagcggctaactAATACGCTGTGTCCGTGGCCTAGCGTTAATGCGCAAGTCAGTGGTTTGCTATTATGTAAACAACAATTGTAGActatcttgtttttattttgtgctgacCCACTTGGACggggtgttttttaaaattcttttaaGTCAAAGCCAGAAGCTTTTTATTGTCACTGACTTAACGCGTGTTCCCGTTTGCAATCTCGATAGTTAGCGAGCTAGCGTTAGCTATTTAGCGTTTGTTATGTATAGTTTGATAGCCACATATTTAGTGTTAGGCTAGTGCTAATCTAAAGGGGGGAAATTTCGTCTTAATCTTAGCCTGGTCGCAGTTTGTTTGAACTCCCtgtcttatttttaaattaaaaagctGCACACGGGTTGTTAACTAGCCCAGTTTAGCGTGAAAAATACTGCACCACGTTGCTGTTTTTCCCCAATATTGATTATTATGTAACGCCAATTAAATCACAGCCTTCAGAGgagcctgtttttaaaaagctaattGAACGCCATAGTTTACAcgtgttacttttttttaattagatatCTCGGGACAGAAACGTGCTCATAACGTTTTCATATTGTGCTAACCTGAGCACATGTGGCACCTCAGTCCTCAATGCAAATTTGGTGACATGCTAAGACAGATGTTTCATTTCTCACCTCATTCATCCAGCTTTAGTTTCAGACTATAACTGCTACATTTATATGCAGTTGTTGGCATATCGGgaggtctttttttatttttattttattctgttcatgAATGACATCTAAATTCAGGATTATCTCTCCAGTGTTATAGGAATGCCCAAGGAAAAATATGACCCGCCGGATCCCAGGCGGATGTACACAATTATGTCCAGCGAGGAGGCAGCCAACGGGAAGAAGTCATACTGGGCTGAGCTGGAAATCAGCGGTGAGTATTGTCAGGGAagattcctgttttttttgtaggttAAATGGTTGTATTGAATTTGTGCCATCTTGACATGTCGCCTTTATTGATCAGAGGTCATTTCTGGATCTTCACGGTTCAAACAAGGCGTGTGTCCACCACCGGTGCACTTCACATGACAGTCCCACAAAGGCCTGCAGCtgaagattattttcatt includes:
- the simc1 gene encoding uncharacterized protein simc1 isoform X1 encodes the protein MEMENVITLSSDSDKEDSDVEIVGCYSNVTTKAEVLPLTAVRVDVSALKVNVPTRYIDLTDPRWALPELKTRKRLNSTALAIVDLTESDVVNGTEQKSEDLPPDDFKMKNESTDETQTSNKQEKSTSRCSSPVIALQEECSDTNPNQSLDLQPQHQKQTDEAHRQAPTVKLRRLPFLESHVTELKESRRSIYLTKDCMQMSLQPRQQATDSKALDCISNMTTASNNPHMELTLEDESCPTVTEFLVRQERQENSNEFTSSRSNAEISQHVRSAAASPHSDKGSSVATSKEHIPHEDERSEFCLSMLIPSPTSSSQDKSQSSSQRKSLCSNLEQLDLHQADSKQSYLSDHPDPPTIGMNAPEPFHLDSLSNISPISHNLINQDNPTPPASEHILAENVSEWQTEEVKTDGASNSPDYLHCSIPCDSPLSMSKAEDSDEGSGTGTYRGGLDSPPSCLWQEGSDGEQVNEENRFDMDFRVASREDRNFVCPVTLRKIMSGPAESLIDEDDEGFGTPEVLCRQSLSLVYSTIDENYPEGTLQLLSDLLQPGYYPPRDISLHLLRGILLDPKCPYHLCVQAFNLLIRTQRHHIADKTTIPWDWELLTSVMTNQDHTKRHRCEVARMLLEYVVQTMEDDFQAKRSSSTLHHSIAKSTLSCDQQFLNVRDVIKWLFSAIMKSTEHAETGEAVRERDEQIRMVSIFQRMLSLALEVDRSPALNSAKLSQELFHMLIGNIPLRAHRMLLLESLQSKLLRCKLLEHLLDYACPLKITVPMSLSLLLHFMKNCTLAPDPTDGSERWQKWEELVHLLWMLLLSYNKAMKGYLCSSVSEQRGIVGTLVYKQDDMVSKPAVREAVEALLSRSQADLGQALPLHVEESLTYLQDHLLDVCQC
- the simc1 gene encoding uncharacterized protein simc1 isoform X2; the encoded protein is MKNESTDETQTSNKQEKSTSRCSSPVIALQEECSDTNPNQSLDLQPQHQKQTDEAHRQAPTVKLRRLPFLESHVTELKESRRSIYLTKDCMQMSLQPRQQATDSKALDCISNMTTASNNPHMELTLEDESCPTVTEFLVRQERQENSNEFTSSRSNAEISQHVRSAAASPHSDKGSSVATSKEHIPHEDERSEFCLSMLIPSPTSSSQDKSQSSSQRKSLCSNLEQLDLHQADSKQSYLSDHPDPPTIGMNAPEPFHLDSLSNISPISHNLINQDNPTPPASEHILAENVSEWQTEEVKTDGASNSPDYLHCSIPCDSPLSMSKAEDSDEGSGTGTYRGGLDSPPSCLWQEGSDGEQVNEENRFDMDFRVASREDRNFVCPVTLRKIMSGPAESLIDEDDEGFGTPEVLCRQSLSLVYSTIDENYPEGTLQLLSDLLQPGYYPPRDISLHLLRGILLDPKCPYHLCVQAFNLLIRTQRHHIADKTTIPWDWELLTSVMTNQDHTKRHRCEVARMLLEYVVQTMEDDFQAKRSSSTLHHSIAKSTLSCDQQFLNVRDVIKWLFSAIMKSTEHAETGEAVRERDEQIRMVSIFQRMLSLALEVDRSPALNSAKLSQELFHMLIGNIPLRAHRMLLLESLQSKLLRCKLLEHLLDYACPLKITVPMSLSLLLHFMKNCTLAPDPTDGSERWQKWEELVHLLWMLLLSYNKAMKGYLCSSVSEQRGIVGTLVYKQDDMVSKPAVREAVEALLSRSQADLGQALPLHVEESLTYLQDHLLDVCQC